The following are encoded together in the Lactuca sativa cultivar Salinas chromosome 1, Lsat_Salinas_v11, whole genome shotgun sequence genome:
- the LOC111916745 gene encoding cyclic dof factor 1: MEGTGIRLFGKKIAYPERGNIDNLPVVSTAAVESSDGGHNQQGGCDLNHGLTMEDNNYLQEDKKQEDGNIKTPMGDDAADKALKKPDKILPCPRCNSMDTKFCYYNNYNVRQPRHFCKSCQRYWTAGGTMRNMPVGSGRRKNKNPTSRCQFVTISQEAFQAAQIEVANACNGVQNVPLKLLSFGSDSPDYNCRNKENGDDCSTGSTVTTSNSSVERMHERNGFHSHVPSIPGHPWSYNPWNCAIPIPAGPMYPSPYWNYIPWLPQADSSILGKHSREGELMSPNGFEEAKKQKSSVLVPKTLRIDDPDEAAKSSLWLTLGIKNESIRTGGIFKAFQTKVEENKKHHDITTSPVLQANPAALSRSLCFQERA, from the coding sequence ATGGAAGGTACTGGTATCAGATTGTTTGGGAAGAAGATTGCGTACCCAGAAAGAGGGAATATTGATAATCTTCCAGTCGTCTCCACCGCCGCAGTGGAGTCTAGTGATGGTGGTCACAATCAACAAGGTGGTTGTGATCTCAATCATGGTTTGACGATGGAGGACAATAATTATTTGCaagaagataagaaacaagaagatGGCAACATTAAAACTCCCATGGGTGACGATGCAGCTGATAAAGCTCTAAAGAAACCCGACAAGATTCTTCCATGTCCTCGTTGTAATAGCATGGACACAAAGTTCTGTTACTACAACAATTACAATGTCAGGCAGCCTCGCCATTTCTGCAAAAGCTGCCAGAGGTACTGGACTGCCGGAGGCACCATGAGGAACATGCCGGTGGGATCAGGTCGCCGGAAAAACAAGAATCCAACATCCCGATGTCAGTTTGTAACCATTTCCCAAGAAGCTTTCCAAGCAGCTCAGATCGAAGTTGCTAATGCTTGTAACGGAGTTCAAAACGTTCCTCTCAAATTACTTTCTTTTGGCTCGGATTCACCGGATTATAATTGTAGAAACAAAGAAAACGGAGATGATTGCTCCACTGGATCCACTGTGACTACTTCTAATTCCTCGGTTGAGAGAATGCACGAAAGAAATGGATTCCATTCGCATGTACCGAGTATTCCAGGGCATCCTTGGTCTTATAATCCTTGGAATTGCGCCATTCCGATTCCAGCAGGACCGATGTACCCTTCACCTTACTGGAATTATATTCCTTGGTTACCCCAAGCCGACTCTTCCATCTTAGGAAAGCATTCGAGAGAAGGGGAATTGATGAGTCCAAATGGTTTTGAAGAGGCAAAGAAACAAAAGAGTTCAGTTTTGGTTCCAAAGACTCTTAGAATTGATGATCCAGATGAAGCTGCGAAGAGTTCTTTATGGTTAACACTTGGCATCAAGAATGAAAGCATCCGAACAGGAGGAATCTTTAAGGCCTTCCAAACAAAGGTCGAAGAAAATAAGAAGCACCATGACATTACTACTTCTCCTGTATTACAGGCCAACCCTGCTGCTTTGTCTAGGTCACTATGCTTTCAAGAAAGAGCCTAA